From a region of the Vicia villosa cultivar HV-30 ecotype Madison, WI unplaced genomic scaffold, Vvil1.0 ctg.001438F_1_1, whole genome shotgun sequence genome:
- the LOC131635153 gene encoding uncharacterized protein LOC131635153 — protein sequence MEPLQKISGGGAETLKNMPPGSSISIAYHPNFGPHDDLIVLELDEKLIPDVLNERMVLRGQPDEDVVLCTQTKTYAMKFVGTSNSVLLVPPENQSESYENQQKNDINNTDEKAVARIIKVVPGSLELIEVSPKLDKLKLLLSENTYKFDENDMEILEDNQESRVGLYNWNDLIDNIQASDGELRFGLQALSAVEINGYWRLVDESYMDMILGVLLKNSVLNDWSLNALNEDEVVNMLESDGFPMVLARHCLHVYAKQVKENDCMESCVWKLDEKRVCIHFAREILKGGKRKLESFMEEWRKKTPDEMQPSFDLMEGEVLTEKLGVETWVRAFRVSSLPSTPAERFSILFRERAKWDWKDLQPYIRDLNVPGLSAEGLLLKYTRKTQPSPNQDPVFSAR from the exons atggaACCACTACAGAAGATTTCTGGAGGAGGAGcagaaacacttaaaaatatgccTCCTGGTTCGTCGATTTCTATTGCATATCACCCCAATTTTGGACCTCATGATGATCTTATTGTTCTAGAGCTCGATGAGAAACTGATCCCGGATGTTTTGAATGAAAG gATGGTCTTAAGAGGACAGCCTGATGAGGATGTGGTTCTTTGTACTCAAACAAAAACATATGCTATGAAATTTGTTGGAACTTCCAACTCTGTTTTGCTTGTACCACCAGAAAATCAATCAGAATCGTATGAAAATCAGCAGAAGAATGACATTAACAATACTGATGAGAAAGCGGTTGCACGTATAATAAAAGTCGTACCTGGTAGTTTGGAGCTTATTGAGGTTTCCCCCAAACTTGATAAACTCAAATTGCTTCTTTCAGAAAACACTTACAAATTTGACGAAAATGACATGGAAATTTTAGAAGATAATCAGGAGTCAAGAGTGGGATTATATAACTGGAATGATCTTATAGACAATATTCAAGCTAGTGATGGGGAATTAAGATTTGGTTTGCAGGCTCTTTCTGCTGTGGAGATTAATGGGTATTGGAGATTAGTTGATGAGAGCTACATGGACATGATTCTGGGAGTGCTTTTGAAAAATTCAGTGTTGAATGACTGGTCACTCAATGCTCTAAATGAAGATGAAGTTGTGAATATGCTGGAATCAGACGGATTTCCGATGGTTCTTGCAAGGCATTGCTTGCATGTATATGCCAAGCAAGTAAAAGAAAATGATTGCATGGAAAGCTGTGTGTGGAAGTTGGATGAGAAGCGGGTATGCATACACTTTGCAAGAGAAATCCTGAAAGGGGGTAAGAGGAAGTTAGAGAGTTTTATGGAAGAATGGAGGAAGAAGACTCCAGACGAAATGCAGCCATCTTTTGATCTTATGGAAGGAGAGGTATTGACAGAGAAACTTGGAGTTGAGACATGGGTTCGTGCGTTCCGCGTCTCTTCTTTGCCTTCCACTCCAGCTGAACGATTCTCCATTCTTTTCAGAGAGCGTGCAAAATGGGACTGGAAAGATCTGCAGCCCTATATCAG GGATCTGAATGTACCAGGTCTTTCTGCAGAAGGTTTATTACTCAAATACACTCGAAAGACACAACCATCACCTAATCAAGATCCAGTTTTCAGTGCAAGATAG